A single region of the Epinephelus moara isolate mb chromosome 14, YSFRI_EMoa_1.0, whole genome shotgun sequence genome encodes:
- the rps6kl1 gene encoding uncharacterized protein rps6kl1 isoform X2, whose amino-acid sequence MCKVVGVTDKVLIVQSMVNKETFVVKSLVKSSWESRDQPTIITQGVPYMVKLLRYYVSEDAVYLHLEHIKGGRLFSKLHKLRNEKAKEHPECFTSGQHSVKLKTSHTSPTISTDYQHNSRESAGVIPQKLSDESPDTDFSTSWNETQQRLESCGTHSYIEETGCLQNTRSAASFYTKLDRLTLNSGQTRTQVNAHIHPPAPSLCLHSSETQEQPALPLACARVSQALDVMSGLHKNKAGMGLTECSSEFEAAWKAADPACNCEQVNPYAVTDSHLNSTLGQTPPHTNQTSSIKAGSPNSENNGLSSSPAILHLPLHCQTQIRGRASWDTNGSHQGSVLSVNSSDLVTDLKQDSSPTTEERNGMVVIRSTDRAVFSDYTDTRITSDSSWPSPASLCHSIAAKQGALPGVSLALSGVKHKGEAHSSKTREAVEEACELRSPGEKVASGKERSFGSWFSSGPHAATPHKSGEDADALVKSEGSEGQGEDQIIEVDGWCHLPRIPVKPSNTTDKSMQTCWGLPEAEVRVWGAQILLALESLHQQGILCRDLNPRNVLLTSNGKVCLTFFGQWSEVQSEISTNAMEQMYCAPEIGGVSRVTEACDWWSLGSLLFELLTGMPLWQLHPAGIHSHTQLLIPNHLSAAAASLLTELLQFDAGYRLGSGGGGVSDIKCHPFFSGVSWKALSC is encoded by the exons ATGTGTAAGGTGGTGGGAGTGACTGATAAG GTCCTGATTGTCCAGAGTATGGTCAATAAGGAGACATTTGTTGTAAAG agTCTGGTCAAGTCAAGCTGGGAGAGCAGGGACCAGCCAACCATCATTACTCAGGGGGTGCCATACATGGTTAAGTTGCTAAGATATTACGTCAGTGAGGATGCTGTGTACCTGCATCTTGAGCATATCAAAG GTGGGAGGCTCTTCTCGAAGCTGCACAAGCTGAGGAACGAGAAGGCCAAGGAACACCCAGAATGCTTCACATCTGGCCAGCACAGCGTCAAGCTAAAGACCAGCCACACCTCACCCACAATCAGCACAGACTACCAgcacaacagcagagagagcgCAGGAGTGATTCCACAGAAGTTAAGTGATGAGAGCCCGGACACTGACTTCTCCACCTCATGGAATGAGACTCAGCAGCGACTCGAGAGCTGCGGGACTCACTCCTACATCGAGGAGACGGGCTGTCTGCAGAACACGCGCTCCGCAGCGTCATTTTATACCAAGCTCGATCGACTAACTCTGAATTCAGGCCAGACGAGGACACAGGTCAACGCCCACATCCATCCACCAGCTCCTAGTTTGTGTTTGCACTCCAGTGAAACTCAGGAACAGCCTGCTCTCCCTCTCGCTTGCGCTCGTGTCAGTCAGGCTCTCGACGTCATGTCAGGACTCCATAAAAATAAAGCTGGAATGGGACTCACAGAGTGCAGCTCTGAGTTTGAAGCGGCTTGGAAAGCTGCCGATCCAGCATGTAACTGTGAGCAAGTGAACCCCTATGCAGTGACTGACAGTCATTTAAATAGCACACTAGGACAAACACCACCTCATACAAATCAGACCTCATCTATAAAAGCGGGATCGccaaacagtgaaaataatggTTTGAGCTCATCCCCTGCCATTTTGCATCTTCCTCTCCATTGCCAAACCCAGATCCGTGGCAGGGCATCATGGGATACCAATGGCTCTCACCAAGGATCTGTTTTAAGTGTTAACTCTTCAGATCTGGTTACAGACTTAAAGCAGGACAGCAGCCCCACCACAGAGGAGAGAAATGGAATGGTAGTCATCAggagcacagacagagcagtATTTTCTGACTATACAGACACAAGGATCACCTCAGATAGCTCCTGGCCTTCCCCCGCTTCCCTCTGCCACAGCATTGCAGCAAAACAGGGGGCACTTCCAGGGGTCTCCCTTGCCCTCTCAGGGGTGAAGCACAAAGGGGAAGCACATTCCAGTAAGACGAGAGAGGCTGTAGAGGAGGCCTGCGAATTGCGGAGCCCTGGAGAGAAGGTGGCATCTGGAAAAGAGCGATCATTTGGGAGCTGGTTCTCCTCAGGCCCTCATGCAGCCACTCCCCACAAGAGCGGAGAGGATGCGGATGCTCTCGTTAAATCAGAAGGCTCCGAGGGGCAGGGGGAAGACCAGATTATAGAGGTGGACGGCTGGTGCCACCTGCCTCGGATACCTGTGAAGCCCTCCAATACAACAGATAAGTCCATGCAGACGTGCTGGGGGCTTCCAGAGGCAGAGGTGCGTGTGTGGGGGGCTCAGATTCTGCTGGCTCTGGAGAGTCTGCATCAGCAAGGCATCCTGTGTCGGGACCTCAACCCTAGAAACGTTCTGCTAACGAGCAACG GGAAGGTGTGTTTGACTTTTTTCGGACAGTGGAGTGAGGTTCAGTCGGAGATCAGCACCAATGCCATGGAACAGATGTACTGTGCTCCAG AAATTGGAGGCGTGTCCAGGGTTACAGAGGCGTGTGACTGGTGGAGTCTCGGGTCTTTGCTGTTTGAGCTCCTAACAGGAATG CCACTGTGGCAGCTCCATCCTGCAGGAATCCACTCCCACACCCAGCTGCTCATCCCCAACCACCTGAGCGCTGCAGCTGCGTCTCTGCTCACTGAG ctgcttcagtttgatGCCGGCTACCGCCTGGGCTCTGGAGGTGGAGGCGTGAGTGACATCAAGTGTCATCCCTTCTTCAGCGGTGTCTCGTGGAAAGCTCTGAGCTGCTAG
- the rps6kl1 gene encoding ribosomal protein S6 kinase-like 1 isoform X1: MAKRDYLVEAAKQIRMALDSEVNEDYEAAFSYYKNGVDLLLNGVQLDPNKDRREAVKRKTTQYLKRAEEIFITHLQDNLGKGSSHLGGYSSLRFRPIRHLSSPVEDLEMCKVVGVTDKVLIVQSMVNKETFVVKSLVKSSWESRDQPTIITQGVPYMVKLLRYYVSEDAVYLHLEHIKGGRLFSKLHKLRNEKAKEHPECFTSGQHSVKLKTSHTSPTISTDYQHNSRESAGVIPQKLSDESPDTDFSTSWNETQQRLESCGTHSYIEETGCLQNTRSAASFYTKLDRLTLNSGQTRTQVNAHIHPPAPSLCLHSSETQEQPALPLACARVSQALDVMSGLHKNKAGMGLTECSSEFEAAWKAADPACNCEQVNPYAVTDSHLNSTLGQTPPHTNQTSSIKAGSPNSENNGLSSSPAILHLPLHCQTQIRGRASWDTNGSHQGSVLSVNSSDLVTDLKQDSSPTTEERNGMVVIRSTDRAVFSDYTDTRITSDSSWPSPASLCHSIAAKQGALPGVSLALSGVKHKGEAHSSKTREAVEEACELRSPGEKVASGKERSFGSWFSSGPHAATPHKSGEDADALVKSEGSEGQGEDQIIEVDGWCHLPRIPVKPSNTTDKSMQTCWGLPEAEVRVWGAQILLALESLHQQGILCRDLNPRNVLLTSNGKVCLTFFGQWSEVQSEISTNAMEQMYCAPEIGGVSRVTEACDWWSLGSLLFELLTGMPLWQLHPAGIHSHTQLLIPNHLSAAAASLLTELLQFDAGYRLGSGGGGVSDIKCHPFFSGVSWKALSC; the protein is encoded by the exons TGGACCCAAATAAGGATCGTAGGGAGGCTGTGAAGAGGAAGACGACTCAGTATCTAAAGAGAGCTGAAGAAATCTTCATAACACATCTGCAGGACAACCTAGGGAAGGGAAGCTCTCATTTGGGG GGTTACAGCAGTCTGAGATTCCGTCCAATCAGACATTTGAGTTCGCCTGTGGAGGATCTGGAGATGTGTAAGGTGGTGGGAGTGACTGATAAG GTCCTGATTGTCCAGAGTATGGTCAATAAGGAGACATTTGTTGTAAAG agTCTGGTCAAGTCAAGCTGGGAGAGCAGGGACCAGCCAACCATCATTACTCAGGGGGTGCCATACATGGTTAAGTTGCTAAGATATTACGTCAGTGAGGATGCTGTGTACCTGCATCTTGAGCATATCAAAG GTGGGAGGCTCTTCTCGAAGCTGCACAAGCTGAGGAACGAGAAGGCCAAGGAACACCCAGAATGCTTCACATCTGGCCAGCACAGCGTCAAGCTAAAGACCAGCCACACCTCACCCACAATCAGCACAGACTACCAgcacaacagcagagagagcgCAGGAGTGATTCCACAGAAGTTAAGTGATGAGAGCCCGGACACTGACTTCTCCACCTCATGGAATGAGACTCAGCAGCGACTCGAGAGCTGCGGGACTCACTCCTACATCGAGGAGACGGGCTGTCTGCAGAACACGCGCTCCGCAGCGTCATTTTATACCAAGCTCGATCGACTAACTCTGAATTCAGGCCAGACGAGGACACAGGTCAACGCCCACATCCATCCACCAGCTCCTAGTTTGTGTTTGCACTCCAGTGAAACTCAGGAACAGCCTGCTCTCCCTCTCGCTTGCGCTCGTGTCAGTCAGGCTCTCGACGTCATGTCAGGACTCCATAAAAATAAAGCTGGAATGGGACTCACAGAGTGCAGCTCTGAGTTTGAAGCGGCTTGGAAAGCTGCCGATCCAGCATGTAACTGTGAGCAAGTGAACCCCTATGCAGTGACTGACAGTCATTTAAATAGCACACTAGGACAAACACCACCTCATACAAATCAGACCTCATCTATAAAAGCGGGATCGccaaacagtgaaaataatggTTTGAGCTCATCCCCTGCCATTTTGCATCTTCCTCTCCATTGCCAAACCCAGATCCGTGGCAGGGCATCATGGGATACCAATGGCTCTCACCAAGGATCTGTTTTAAGTGTTAACTCTTCAGATCTGGTTACAGACTTAAAGCAGGACAGCAGCCCCACCACAGAGGAGAGAAATGGAATGGTAGTCATCAggagcacagacagagcagtATTTTCTGACTATACAGACACAAGGATCACCTCAGATAGCTCCTGGCCTTCCCCCGCTTCCCTCTGCCACAGCATTGCAGCAAAACAGGGGGCACTTCCAGGGGTCTCCCTTGCCCTCTCAGGGGTGAAGCACAAAGGGGAAGCACATTCCAGTAAGACGAGAGAGGCTGTAGAGGAGGCCTGCGAATTGCGGAGCCCTGGAGAGAAGGTGGCATCTGGAAAAGAGCGATCATTTGGGAGCTGGTTCTCCTCAGGCCCTCATGCAGCCACTCCCCACAAGAGCGGAGAGGATGCGGATGCTCTCGTTAAATCAGAAGGCTCCGAGGGGCAGGGGGAAGACCAGATTATAGAGGTGGACGGCTGGTGCCACCTGCCTCGGATACCTGTGAAGCCCTCCAATACAACAGATAAGTCCATGCAGACGTGCTGGGGGCTTCCAGAGGCAGAGGTGCGTGTGTGGGGGGCTCAGATTCTGCTGGCTCTGGAGAGTCTGCATCAGCAAGGCATCCTGTGTCGGGACCTCAACCCTAGAAACGTTCTGCTAACGAGCAACG GGAAGGTGTGTTTGACTTTTTTCGGACAGTGGAGTGAGGTTCAGTCGGAGATCAGCACCAATGCCATGGAACAGATGTACTGTGCTCCAG AAATTGGAGGCGTGTCCAGGGTTACAGAGGCGTGTGACTGGTGGAGTCTCGGGTCTTTGCTGTTTGAGCTCCTAACAGGAATG CCACTGTGGCAGCTCCATCCTGCAGGAATCCACTCCCACACCCAGCTGCTCATCCCCAACCACCTGAGCGCTGCAGCTGCGTCTCTGCTCACTGAG ctgcttcagtttgatGCCGGCTACCGCCTGGGCTCTGGAGGTGGAGGCGTGAGTGACATCAAGTGTCATCCCTTCTTCAGCGGTGTCTCGTGGAAAGCTCTGAGCTGCTAG